The following coding sequences are from one Limnobacter sp. SAORIC-580 window:
- a CDS encoding response regulator — MTEHEPNKQLPRILVVDDSVVERNLFVHMVAKWGYPVEFAASGQEAIELVERHRFQLVLADWQMPGMQGTELCVALRQLDLGQYTYIILMSAQNDEEFLIKALDAGADDVLTKPVDGNELEARLQSAVRRIELQARLARKTNELAHAHDVIAHDLRAVSGLQRSFLPEAQSPFQGLNYQWLSVPSKYVSGDHLQVFELQRDVYGFYLLDVSGHGIPAAVKSMQLVQMFADRSATSIVFEGRLGSDGQRLVSRPRDVVARLNRLFQQTESDLSYFTMIYGVFNTANRQVSLCQAGHPSPLLLSAGKPANVLGSGGYPVGLFDFDDFEDIELTLGNEDALILYSDGVTEVLSASSEAFGEKRLLDFVNQQSSQGRWSDLPERIQMRVQHWGGSVIEQKGFEDDVSILMLAPRPGVLDQCDVVDADRQVPELVFRLQEIQANLPSSLPAKAGKSIVIVDDSRSFLRIFEAMLHSWGYTVHSAKNGHEALALIEIHQPDFVLTDWDMPGMSGIELCEQVRAQKQNAYTYIIMITGYASRDDLLNSLRVGADDFMTKPVNPSELKVRLKTAERIADLHTGLERRHTELSQLYEALQRDMREVSRIQRALLPKSKQYPWPFAIQTIYQPQGYVCGKQMGLLETQANEHGFFMLNMAGQDTATALQTMALARWFSMARATRVLFPVEETSSKIRRYLASPEQVLAQLSSISPSLKDEPPQFDLLYGLINLDQGTLLVAGIGDWAMVMAQPGLAPAFLGTHGEPGQALGVGQVIYQGVIAPGSRLYFYPRECANTLGVPDIQVWQQSVLLDDTQGDVLSREFSRLLDSGRNEVDIVGDLSLLGIQWRESFEVQRLALPSARVSELADEFVQTGLTLQDEFSSHEHAFKLGEFLNYTAFTAVADTVNIGVLSRAVRAFVEELAYTEEVCYNTDLVVSEALTNVMLHGFKDKRPEPAQLTVLAFQHGVGVLIEDWGSSIPAHVLSKMHHEHSFQDDLSLGDLPEGGMGLAFMRMVSRRFVYQAKQNQRGNRLLLLL, encoded by the coding sequence GTGACGGAACACGAGCCCAACAAACAGCTACCCCGAATCCTGGTTGTCGATGATTCGGTGGTTGAGCGAAACTTGTTCGTTCACATGGTGGCCAAGTGGGGTTATCCGGTTGAGTTTGCAGCCAGCGGCCAGGAAGCCATCGAACTCGTTGAGCGGCATCGCTTCCAGTTGGTGCTGGCCGATTGGCAAATGCCCGGCATGCAGGGCACTGAGCTTTGCGTTGCCTTGCGCCAGCTAGACCTTGGGCAGTACACCTACATTATTTTGATGTCAGCCCAAAATGATGAGGAGTTTCTCATCAAGGCGCTGGATGCGGGCGCGGACGACGTACTCACCAAACCCGTCGATGGCAATGAACTGGAAGCGCGGTTGCAGTCGGCAGTCCGCCGTATTGAACTTCAAGCCCGGCTGGCCCGAAAAACCAATGAACTCGCGCATGCCCACGATGTGATTGCGCATGACCTCCGTGCCGTATCCGGCCTTCAGCGCAGTTTTCTGCCCGAGGCGCAAAGTCCGTTTCAGGGCCTGAACTACCAGTGGTTGTCGGTGCCTTCCAAGTATGTGTCCGGTGATCACCTTCAGGTGTTCGAGCTGCAACGCGACGTGTATGGTTTTTACCTGCTTGATGTGTCCGGTCATGGCATACCTGCTGCCGTCAAGTCCATGCAGCTGGTTCAAATGTTTGCAGACCGCTCTGCCACCAGCATTGTGTTTGAAGGACGTTTGGGATCGGACGGCCAGCGTTTGGTCTCGCGCCCTCGCGACGTTGTGGCGCGCCTGAACCGGCTGTTTCAGCAAACTGAATCAGACCTTTCTTATTTCACCATGATTTACGGCGTGTTCAACACTGCCAATCGACAGGTGTCCCTGTGCCAGGCTGGCCACCCTTCGCCTTTGTTGTTGTCAGCTGGAAAACCAGCCAATGTGCTGGGCAGCGGTGGGTACCCAGTGGGTTTGTTCGATTTCGATGACTTTGAGGACATTGAGCTGACATTGGGCAATGAAGACGCCCTCATTTTGTATTCCGACGGTGTCACTGAAGTTTTGTCGGCCAGCTCCGAAGCGTTTGGAGAAAAACGCCTGCTCGATTTTGTCAATCAGCAAAGTAGTCAGGGGCGTTGGTCTGATTTGCCCGAGCGCATTCAAATGCGGGTTCAGCATTGGGGCGGCTCGGTCATTGAGCAAAAGGGTTTTGAGGACGACGTGTCTATTCTGATGCTTGCCCCGCGCCCCGGTGTATTGGACCAGTGTGATGTGGTAGATGCGGACCGGCAGGTGCCCGAACTGGTGTTTCGTTTGCAGGAAATTCAGGCCAATCTACCCAGCTCTTTGCCTGCGAAAGCGGGCAAATCGATTGTTATTGTTGATGATTCCCGCAGCTTTTTAAGAATTTTCGAGGCCATGTTGCACAGTTGGGGTTACACCGTGCATTCCGCCAAGAATGGCCATGAAGCGCTGGCCCTGATTGAAATACATCAACCCGACTTTGTGCTCACCGATTGGGACATGCCGGGCATGAGCGGTATTGAGTTGTGTGAGCAAGTGCGTGCGCAAAAACAAAATGCCTACACTTACATCATCATGATCACAGGTTACGCAAGCCGGGACGACCTTTTGAACAGCTTGCGCGTTGGGGCCGATGACTTCATGACCAAGCCGGTCAACCCCAGTGAGTTGAAAGTACGCCTGAAAACGGCCGAGCGAATCGCAGATTTGCACACGGGCTTAGAGCGCAGACACACTGAGCTTAGCCAGCTGTATGAAGCCTTGCAACGTGACATGCGTGAAGTGTCAAGAATTCAACGGGCCCTTTTGCCCAAAAGCAAGCAGTACCCCTGGCCATTTGCAATTCAAACCATTTACCAGCCACAGGGTTATGTGTGTGGCAAACAAATGGGTTTGCTTGAAACCCAGGCCAATGAGCATGGTTTTTTCATGCTGAATATGGCTGGCCAGGACACGGCAACAGCGTTGCAAACGATGGCGTTGGCAAGGTGGTTTTCAATGGCCCGTGCCACGCGCGTGTTGTTTCCCGTGGAGGAAACCAGTTCAAAAATTCGGCGTTACCTGGCCAGCCCCGAGCAGGTGCTGGCCCAACTTTCAAGCATTTCGCCGTCCCTGAAAGACGAGCCTCCACAATTTGACTTGCTCTATGGCTTGATCAATCTTGACCAAGGTACCCTGTTGGTCGCCGGTATTGGCGATTGGGCCATGGTCATGGCGCAACCTGGCTTGGCACCCGCATTTTTGGGCACGCACGGCGAGCCGGGGCAGGCCCTTGGTGTTGGGCAGGTCATTTATCAAGGCGTGATCGCCCCGGGCAGCCGACTTTATTTTTACCCGCGGGAATGCGCAAACACTTTGGGCGTACCCGATATCCAGGTTTGGCAACAGTCCGTGTTGCTCGACGACACACAAGGGGATGTGCTGAGCCGGGAGTTTTCCCGCCTGCTGGATTCGGGTCGCAATGAAGTAGATATCGTGGGTGACCTGTCATTGCTTGGGATTCAGTGGCGTGAAAGTTTTGAAGTGCAGCGCCTTGCCTTGCCTTCTGCGCGGGTATCTGAATTGGCCGATGAATTTGTGCAAACTGGCTTGACCCTGCAAGACGAGTTTTCATCGCACGAGCATGCCTTCAAATTGGGCGAGTTCCTGAATTACACTGCATTCACTGCTGTTGCAGATACCGTGAACATCGGTGTACTGAGCCGTGCGGTGCGGGCATTTGTAGAAGAGTTGGCTTACACCGAGGAGGTTTGTTACAACACCGATCTCGTGGTGTCTGAGGCATTGACCAACGTCATGTTGCACGGCTTTAAAGACAAACGCCCCGAGCCTGCGCAGCTTACTGTGCTGGCCTTTCAGCACGGAGTTGGGGTGTTGATCGAAGACTGGGGCAGCAGTATTCCAGCCCATGTGCTCAGCAAAATGCACCATGAGCACTCTTTTCAAGACGATTTGAGTTTGGGCGATTTGCCTGAAGGAGGCATGGGTCTGGCATTCATGCGCATGGTGTCGCGGCGTTTCGTGTACCAGGCCAAGCAGAATCAGCGCGGCAATCGCTTGTTGTTGCTGCTGTAA
- a CDS encoding MerR family transcriptional regulator, which translates to MVSFRFKKSSANKDTSTSGQGREFTIDELARTANTTVRNVRAYQDRGLLAPPEKRGRVGFYSEDHLSRLKLIGQMLGRGYTLSNIQEMLDAIDKGYDLRQLLGLTHAITSPWTDEIPKNYNPVHLATLFGTSLSRGALAKTIELGLLEPDGLRYRAPSPKILHAGAEMASAGLPLLDLLDLIASLRGHLESFCDQAVSLFVKELDQYGDNLPPKEELPRLAQLIWKIRPLAMTAIESEVSRALQKSASKFVDERIVGLIDKMAEEMPNNPAFQPTGWVPPEAPATGDNKN; encoded by the coding sequence ATGGTTTCATTCCGCTTCAAAAAATCGTCGGCAAACAAAGACACTTCCACCAGTGGGCAGGGTCGCGAGTTCACCATTGATGAACTTGCGCGCACCGCCAACACCACAGTGCGCAATGTACGTGCCTATCAGGACCGGGGGCTGTTGGCCCCGCCCGAAAAACGTGGGCGCGTGGGTTTTTACAGTGAAGACCATTTGTCGCGACTCAAACTGATTGGGCAAATGTTGGGGCGCGGTTACACCCTGAGCAATATTCAGGAAATGCTGGACGCCATTGACAAGGGTTACGACCTTCGCCAGCTGTTGGGTTTAACGCATGCAATTACCAGCCCGTGGACAGATGAAATACCGAAGAATTACAACCCGGTGCATTTGGCCACCCTGTTTGGCACCAGCTTAAGCCGTGGTGCCCTGGCCAAAACAATTGAGCTTGGCCTGCTGGAACCCGATGGTTTGCGTTACCGTGCACCCAGCCCGAAAATTTTGCACGCCGGTGCGGAAATGGCCAGCGCCGGTTTGCCTTTGCTCGACTTGCTGGATTTGATTGCGTCGCTGCGCGGTCATCTTGAAAGCTTTTGCGACCAAGCCGTTTCGCTATTTGTGAAAGAACTGGACCAGTACGGCGACAACCTGCCACCCAAGGAAGAATTGCCCAGGCTGGCGCAATTGATCTGGAAAATTCGCCCCTTGGCCATGACGGCGATTGAATCGGAAGTGTCACGGGCCCTGCAAAAATCGGCCAGCAAATTTGTGGATGAACGAATTGTGGGCTTGATCGACAAAATGGCAGAGGAAATGCCGAACAATCCTGCGTTTCAACCCACTGGCTGGGTACCACCAGAAGCACCGGCCACGGGCGACAATAAAAACTGA
- a CDS encoding phospholipase A, whose protein sequence is MNKTLLVALGLFGLGSWANAQDIQNKTLDEEALRACLFLEDDQLRLRCFDDATGRSLVVKDGSAPEAAAAIDGGLLLYKRSEDTTLSWLDRRWELAPSAKRGTFSIRPYQPVYLLPVYHNKSPNIRPTSPNPANTVQPGDAPENLDRNELKFQLSLKTKVMENMFGDNGDLWFGYTQSSRWQVMNQDISRPFRETNYEPELIFTWRSSWSEFREATGWEPRLLGLSLNHQSNGRALPLSRSWNRLIGMVGFERENTMVQFRPWLRIAEDAAEDDNPDISDFMGRGDMLLVHKHNGHEYSLLTRHNFRGGDESRGAVQFDWAFPLTSNLRGHLQYFTGYGESLIDYNYKSDYLGIGLSLVGWY, encoded by the coding sequence ATGAACAAAACCCTACTTGTTGCGCTGGGCCTTTTCGGCTTGGGCAGTTGGGCCAACGCCCAAGACATTCAAAACAAAACCCTGGACGAAGAGGCACTTCGTGCCTGCCTGTTTCTTGAAGACGACCAACTTCGCCTGCGCTGCTTTGATGATGCCACAGGCAGAAGCCTGGTGGTCAAAGATGGTTCCGCTCCTGAAGCAGCCGCAGCCATTGACGGGGGGTTGTTGTTGTACAAACGCAGCGAAGACACCACCCTGAGCTGGCTGGATCGCCGCTGGGAGCTGGCCCCTTCAGCCAAACGAGGCACTTTTTCCATACGCCCGTACCAGCCTGTTTACCTGTTGCCGGTGTATCACAACAAATCACCGAACATTCGTCCCACCAGCCCGAACCCCGCCAACACAGTGCAGCCGGGCGATGCGCCCGAGAATCTCGATCGCAATGAATTGAAATTTCAGCTCAGCCTGAAAACCAAGGTGATGGAGAATATGTTTGGTGACAATGGTGATTTGTGGTTTGGCTACACGCAGTCCAGCCGTTGGCAGGTTATGAACCAGGACATTTCCCGCCCTTTTCGGGAAACAAATTATGAACCAGAGCTGATTTTCACCTGGCGCTCCAGCTGGAGCGAGTTCAGGGAGGCCACTGGTTGGGAACCTCGCCTACTGGGCTTGAGCCTGAATCACCAGTCCAACGGGCGGGCCTTGCCACTGTCGAGATCGTGGAATCGCTTGATCGGCATGGTCGGGTTTGAGCGTGAAAACACCATGGTTCAATTCAGGCCCTGGTTGCGCATTGCCGAAGATGCCGCCGAAGATGACAACCCCGACATCAGCGATTTCATGGGCCGTGGCGACATGTTGCTGGTCCACAAACACAATGGCCATGAATATTCCCTGCTGACCCGCCATAACTTTCGCGGTGGCGATGAATCTCGGGGCGCTGTTCAATTTGACTGGGCATTCCCGCTCACCAGCAACTTGCGTGGTCATTTGCAATACTTCACCGGTTATGGCGAAAGCCTGATTGATTACAATTACAAATCCGATTATCTGGGTATTGGTTTGTCTTTGGTGGGGTGGTATTGA